Proteins encoded within one genomic window of Micromonospora halotolerans:
- the rnhA gene encoding ribonuclease HI, translated as MVEAAAGGVVEIWTDGACSGNPGPGGWGALLRWGGHERELCGGEATPTTNNRMELTAAIRALESLTRPVTVRLHTDSTYVRNGITSWLASWKRNGWLTAAKQPVKNADLWQRLEAACARHDVTWLWVKGHNGHPENERADALANRGMTEARAAAVAAR; from the coding sequence ATGGTGGAGGCGGCGGCCGGCGGGGTCGTGGAGATCTGGACCGACGGGGCGTGCAGCGGCAACCCGGGCCCCGGTGGGTGGGGCGCGCTGCTGCGCTGGGGCGGGCACGAGCGGGAGCTGTGCGGCGGCGAGGCCACCCCGACCACCAACAACCGGATGGAACTGACGGCCGCGATCCGGGCGCTGGAGAGCCTCACCCGCCCGGTCACCGTGCGGCTGCACACCGACAGCACGTACGTGCGCAACGGGATCACCAGCTGGCTGGCCTCGTGGAAGCGAAACGGCTGGCTGACCGCCGCCAAGCAGCCGGTGAAGAACGCCGACCTGTGGCAGCGGCTGGAGGCGGCCTGCGCCCGGCACGACGTGACCTGGCTCTGGGTGAAGGGCCACAACGGGCACCCGGAGAACGAGCGCGCCGACGCGCTGGCCAACCGGGGGATGACCGAGGCGCGGGCGGCGGCGGTGGCCGCTCGCTGA
- a CDS encoding cytochrome P450 translates to MTVAPLTDLPLWPPTNLDRDPLVPLDAGERRRFAGPVTRVRLPTDATAWLVTRHADVKQMLRHPGFSADLTRPGFPLLRRLAPGAFGDRRGGFIRMDGAEHARLRRMLTAEFMIRNVRRIEPLIRQTVDRALDELHAAGPPADLVTHVALPVPSMVICHLLGVPYADHEFFQERSRTLIDRDAPPERVQRHVRELRDYLHRLVEAKVAAGERADDLLSRLARDRVETGELAVDELVGMAVLLLIAGHETTANMIGLSTLLLLRHPARYAALRDDAGHAEGLVDELLRYLSIVRTGLPRLATEDVEIGGRLIRAGEGAIAVLSLANRDRTAFDRPDEFDPYRAAQQHVAFGFGVHQCIGQPLARAELRIALVELARRFPRLRPAVTAGRLPTRDSSVVYGLDALPVTW, encoded by the coding sequence GTGACCGTTGCTCCCCTCACCGACCTGCCGCTCTGGCCACCGACCAACCTCGACCGTGATCCGCTCGTCCCGCTCGACGCGGGGGAGCGGCGGCGGTTCGCCGGTCCGGTCACCCGGGTCCGGCTCCCCACCGACGCCACGGCCTGGCTGGTGACCCGGCACGCCGACGTCAAGCAGATGCTGCGCCACCCCGGCTTCAGCGCCGACCTCACCCGCCCGGGTTTTCCCCTGCTGCGCCGGCTCGCGCCCGGCGCGTTCGGCGACCGCCGCGGTGGATTCATCCGGATGGACGGCGCCGAGCACGCCCGGCTGCGCCGGATGCTCACCGCCGAATTCATGATCAGGAACGTGCGGCGGATCGAGCCGCTGATCCGGCAGACGGTCGACCGGGCGCTGGACGAGCTGCACGCCGCCGGCCCGCCCGCCGACCTCGTCACGCACGTCGCCCTGCCGGTGCCGTCGATGGTGATCTGCCACCTGCTCGGCGTCCCCTACGCCGACCACGAGTTCTTCCAGGAGCGCAGCCGCACGCTCATCGACCGGGACGCCCCGCCCGAACGGGTCCAGCGGCACGTGCGGGAGCTGCGCGACTACCTGCACCGGTTGGTCGAGGCCAAGGTGGCCGCCGGGGAGCGCGCCGACGACCTGCTCAGCCGGCTGGCCCGCGACCGGGTCGAGACCGGCGAGCTGGCCGTCGACGAACTGGTCGGCATGGCGGTGCTGCTGCTCATCGCCGGCCACGAGACGACCGCCAACATGATCGGCCTGAGCACCCTGCTGCTGCTGCGCCACCCCGCCCGGTACGCCGCGCTGCGTGACGACGCCGGGCACGCCGAGGGCCTGGTCGACGAGCTGCTGCGCTACCTCAGCATCGTGCGCACCGGCCTGCCCCGCCTCGCCACCGAGGACGTCGAGATCGGCGGGCGGCTGATCCGGGCCGGGGAGGGGGCCATCGCGGTGCTGTCCCTGGCCAACCGGGATCGGACCGCCTTCGACCGGCCGGACGAGTTCGACCCCTACCGGGCCGCGCAGCAGCACGTCGCGTTCGGCTTCGGGGTGCACCAGTGCATCGGCCAGCCCCTCGCCCGCGCGGAGCTGCGGATCGCGCTGGTGGAGCTGGCCCGCCGGTTCCCCCGGCTGCGGCCGGCCGTCACCGCCGGGCGGCTGCCGACCCGGGACAGTTCGGTCGTCTACGGCCTCGACGCGCTGCCGGTGACCTGGTGA
- a CDS encoding ferredoxin, translating into MSGAVRVRVDRERCCGAGNCVVTAPEVFDQDDADGLVLLRRAEPPADAADRVRLAVELCPAGAITVAPRPVPERSSTP; encoded by the coding sequence GTGAGCGGGGCCGTGCGGGTCCGGGTGGACCGGGAGCGCTGCTGCGGCGCCGGCAACTGCGTGGTGACCGCGCCGGAGGTGTTCGACCAGGACGACGCGGACGGCCTCGTGCTGCTGCGCCGGGCCGAACCGCCCGCCGACGCGGCCGACCGGGTGCGGCTCGCCGTGGAGCTCTGCCCGGCCGGGGCGATCACCGTGGCGCCCCGGCCGGTGCCGGAGCGCTCCTCGACACCGTGA
- a CDS encoding preprotein translocase YidC, producing MKYETRQSRQPVDPAHAEDEAGQARLVQVEADTDVPAPEPGAPKPDEVTEDDGSGVAGGSSGSSSGGSSMPTHPDAAR from the coding sequence GTGAAATACGAGACACGGCAGAGCAGGCAGCCGGTCGATCCGGCGCACGCCGAGGACGAGGCGGGCCAGGCCCGGCTGGTCCAGGTGGAGGCGGACACCGACGTGCCGGCGCCCGAGCCGGGTGCGCCGAAACCGGACGAGGTGACCGAGGACGACGGTTCCGGCGTGGCCGGCGGCTCGTCGGGCAGCAGTTCCGGCGGCTCCTCGATGCCGACGCACCCGGACGCGGCCCGCTGA
- a CDS encoding pentapeptide repeat-containing protein — protein MSEAVDQRAAGGAPELRADCARCFGICCVAPAFAASADFAIDKPAGQPCPNLGADSRCGIHRDLRQRGFPGCTVFDCFGAGQHVAQGTFGGRDWRGDPATARRMFDTFAVMRPLHELLWYLTEAVALTPAGPLRDELAAARTETERLTDGTPEELLAVDVDAQRDRVNRLLSRAGEQARAGRAGVDRRGAVLIGVDLRRADLAGANLRGACLIGADLRGVDLGAADLTGADLRGADLRGADLGDCLFVHQSQLDAARGDHRTVLPGSLRRPAHWSLTVTPVGSPGVTRSSGGRSGGGRPTGGRSGGRRRR, from the coding sequence ATGTCGGAGGCGGTGGACCAGCGGGCGGCGGGCGGCGCCCCCGAACTGCGCGCCGACTGCGCGCGCTGCTTCGGGATCTGCTGCGTCGCGCCGGCGTTCGCCGCCTCCGCCGACTTCGCCATCGACAAGCCGGCCGGGCAGCCCTGCCCGAACCTGGGCGCCGACTCCCGCTGCGGCATCCACCGGGACCTGCGCCAGCGTGGCTTCCCCGGCTGCACCGTCTTCGACTGCTTCGGCGCCGGCCAGCACGTCGCCCAGGGCACCTTCGGCGGGCGGGACTGGCGGGGCGACCCGGCGACCGCGCGGCGGATGTTCGACACCTTCGCGGTGATGCGGCCGCTGCACGAGCTGCTCTGGTATCTGACCGAGGCCGTGGCGCTGACCCCGGCCGGGCCGCTGCGCGACGAGCTGGCCGCCGCCCGCACCGAGACCGAACGGCTCACCGACGGCACCCCGGAGGAGCTGCTCGCCGTCGACGTCGACGCGCAGCGGGACCGGGTCAACCGGCTGCTGTCCCGGGCCGGTGAGCAGGCGCGGGCCGGCCGGGCCGGCGTCGACCGGCGCGGCGCCGTGCTGATCGGCGTGGACCTGCGCCGAGCCGACCTGGCCGGGGCGAACCTGCGCGGCGCCTGCCTCATCGGCGCCGACCTGCGCGGGGTGGACCTCGGCGCGGCCGACCTGACCGGGGCCGACCTGCGCGGCGCCGACCTGCGCGGGGCCGACCTCGGTGACTGCCTCTTCGTGCACCAGTCCCAGCTCGACGCGGCCCGCGGCGACCACCGGACGGTCCTGCCCGGGAGCCTGCGCCGCCCCGCGCACTGGTCCCTGACCGTCACCCCGGTCGGGTCGCCCGGCGTGACCCGGTCGTCCGGCGGACGGTCGGGCGGCGGGCGCCCGACGGGCGGCCGCTCCGGAGGCCGGCGTCGCCGCTGA
- a CDS encoding SSI family serine proteinase inhibitor — protein sequence MPFAPRTAALALAAALGGLAATAAPTAAGAAPRPGPETPSALLLTVDAGGGDVRATVLTCGPEGGLHPDPATACRLVARVDGHLDALEVQPGPCTREYAPVTARAVGFWQDRPVAYTRTFDNRCHLHRGTDVLFDF from the coding sequence ATGCCCTTCGCCCCACGTACCGCCGCGCTGGCCCTGGCCGCCGCGCTCGGCGGCCTCGCCGCGACCGCCGCGCCCACGGCGGCCGGCGCGGCGCCCCGACCCGGCCCCGAGACCCCGTCGGCGCTGCTGCTCACCGTCGACGCCGGCGGCGGCGACGTCCGCGCCACCGTGCTGACCTGCGGCCCCGAGGGCGGGCTGCACCCCGACCCGGCGACCGCGTGCCGGCTCGTCGCCCGGGTCGACGGCCACCTCGACGCCCTCGAGGTGCAGCCCGGCCCCTGCACCCGGGAGTACGCCCCGGTCACCGCCCGCGCGGTGGGTTTCTGGCAGGACCGGCCGGTCGCGTACACCCGGACCTTCGACAACCGGTGCCACCTGCACCGCGGTACCGACGTGCTGTTCGACTTCTGA
- a CDS encoding SDR family oxidoreductase, protein MPQRYEEYDRIAVVTGADSGIGKACAVALAEAGFDIGITWYGDPDGAERTAGEVRATGRRCEVAEMDLTRLPEGAAVVDELADRLGGLGVLVNNAGTGLATPFVDVAWEQWREVLAVDLDGPFLCSQRAARRMRAAGRGGRIISITSVHEHAPRVGSSAYCAAKGGLGLLTQVMAQELAADGITVNAVAPGEIATPMTGQEDVDPFTQERPGVPVGRPGDAREVAAVVALLASPAAAYVTGASWPVDGGMLMMGPQASSLPDDGWRSV, encoded by the coding sequence ATGCCCCAGCGATACGAGGAATACGACAGGATCGCCGTCGTGACCGGCGCGGACTCCGGCATCGGCAAGGCGTGCGCCGTGGCGCTCGCCGAGGCCGGCTTCGACATCGGCATCACCTGGTACGGCGACCCGGACGGCGCCGAGCGCACCGCCGGCGAGGTACGCGCCACCGGCCGCCGCTGCGAGGTGGCCGAGATGGACCTGACCCGGCTGCCCGAGGGCGCCGCGGTCGTCGACGAGCTGGCCGACCGGCTCGGCGGGCTCGGCGTGCTGGTCAACAACGCCGGCACCGGGCTGGCCACGCCCTTCGTCGACGTGGCCTGGGAGCAGTGGCGGGAGGTGCTCGCCGTGGACCTGGACGGGCCGTTCCTCTGCTCCCAGCGGGCTGCCCGGCGGATGCGGGCGGCCGGCCGGGGCGGCCGGATCATCAGCATCACCAGCGTGCACGAGCACGCCCCGCGGGTGGGCTCGTCGGCGTACTGCGCGGCGAAGGGCGGGCTGGGCCTGCTCACCCAGGTGATGGCGCAGGAACTGGCGGCCGACGGGATCACCGTCAACGCGGTGGCGCCCGGTGAGATCGCCACCCCCATGACCGGGCAGGAGGACGTGGACCCGTTCACCCAGGAACGCCCGGGCGTGCCGGTGGGGCGGCCCGGGGACGCCCGGGAGGTGGCGGCCGTGGTGGCGCTGCTCGCCTCGCCGGCCGCCGCGTACGTGACGGGGGCGTCCTGGCCGGTGGACGGCGGGATGCTCATGATGGGCCCCCAGGCGTCGTCCCTGCCCGACGACGGGTGGCGGTCGGTGTGA
- a CDS encoding RtcB family protein, whose protein sequence is MDLVEESPYRFRIDRHEPMRVPGVVFASRALLPDAGADKSLEQVANVATLPGIVDASYAMPDVHWGYGFPIGGVAATDVENGGVVSPGGVGFDISCGVRLLTADLDRDALRPRLDAVMDGLSESTPRGMGKGAVWHLTDGAELDAVLRGGSRYAVERGFGVQRDLDRCEDYGAVGDANPAQVSERAIERGARQVGSLGSGNHFLEVQAVEEIYDGAVAEAFGLRAGQVCVMIHSGSRGLGHQICTDYVREMEKVMPRHGIHVPDRQLACAPVSSHEGRAYLGAMAAAANYARANRQLLAHAARQVFARVTGCDLDLVYDISHNLAKIETHDVDGAPRPLCVHRKGATRALPPGHPELPDDLRPAGQPVLIPGSMGTGSYVLTGVAGSPAWASTCHGAGRVQSRKQATRAVAGHDPRRELEAQDIAVRGASRRGLAEEMPAAYKDVTAVVAAAEGAGLCRKVARLVPLGVVKG, encoded by the coding sequence ATGGACCTGGTCGAGGAGTCGCCGTACCGGTTCCGGATCGACCGGCACGAGCCGATGCGGGTGCCGGGCGTGGTCTTCGCCTCCCGCGCGCTGCTGCCGGACGCCGGGGCGGACAAGTCGCTGGAGCAGGTGGCGAACGTGGCCACTCTGCCCGGCATCGTGGACGCCTCCTACGCCATGCCGGACGTGCACTGGGGCTACGGCTTCCCGATCGGCGGGGTCGCCGCCACCGACGTCGAGAACGGCGGAGTGGTGTCGCCCGGCGGGGTCGGCTTCGACATCTCCTGCGGGGTCCGGCTGCTCACCGCCGACCTGGACCGGGACGCGCTGCGCCCCCGGCTGGACGCCGTCATGGACGGCCTCAGCGAGTCCACCCCGCGGGGCATGGGCAAGGGCGCCGTGTGGCACCTGACCGACGGGGCCGAACTCGACGCGGTGCTCCGCGGCGGCTCCCGGTACGCCGTCGAGCGCGGCTTCGGTGTCCAGCGGGACCTGGACCGCTGCGAGGACTACGGCGCGGTGGGCGACGCGAACCCGGCCCAGGTGAGCGAGCGGGCGATCGAGCGCGGGGCCCGCCAGGTGGGCAGCCTCGGCTCCGGCAACCACTTCCTGGAGGTGCAGGCGGTGGAGGAGATCTACGACGGGGCCGTGGCGGAGGCCTTCGGGCTGCGCGCCGGCCAGGTCTGCGTCATGATCCACAGCGGTTCGCGGGGGCTGGGCCACCAGATCTGCACCGACTACGTCCGGGAGATGGAGAAGGTGATGCCCCGGCACGGCATCCACGTGCCCGACCGGCAGCTGGCCTGCGCGCCGGTCTCGTCCCACGAGGGCCGCGCCTACCTCGGGGCGATGGCCGCCGCGGCCAACTACGCCCGGGCCAACCGGCAGCTGCTCGCCCACGCCGCCCGGCAGGTGTTCGCCCGGGTCACCGGCTGCGACCTCGACCTGGTGTACGACATCTCGCACAACCTCGCCAAGATCGAGACGCACGACGTGGACGGGGCGCCGCGCCCGCTCTGCGTGCACCGCAAGGGCGCCACCCGGGCCCTCCCGCCGGGACACCCCGAACTGCCTGACGACCTGCGCCCGGCCGGGCAGCCGGTCCTCATCCCCGGCTCCATGGGCACCGGCTCGTACGTGCTCACCGGCGTGGCCGGCTCGCCGGCCTGGGCGTCCACCTGTCACGGCGCGGGCCGGGTGCAGAGCCGCAAGCAGGCCACCAGGGCGGTCGCCGGGCACGACCCGCGCCGCGAGCTGGAGGCGCAGGACATCGCGGTGCGGGGCGCCAGCCGGCGCGGGCTGGCCGAGGAGATGCCGGCCGCGTACAAGGACGTCACCGCCGTGGTGGCGGCGGCCGAGGGTGCCGGCCTGTGCCGGAAGGTGGCCCGGCTCGTGCCGCTCGGCGTGGTGAAGGGCTGA
- a CDS encoding archease, which yields MERPPARGHRNIPHTADVRIEAWAPDREGCVAEAVTALVDTFVDTTGAVADGETGFRVPPGADADLLVGVLDEVIFRLETADELPLETEVRTAEDGGLAVRWRTTGTDAVELVGAVPKAVSLHELRFAAEPAGWRCAVTLDV from the coding sequence ATGGAGCGACCACCGGCCCGCGGGCACCGGAACATCCCGCACACCGCCGACGTCCGCATCGAGGCGTGGGCGCCGGACCGGGAGGGTTGCGTGGCCGAGGCGGTGACCGCGCTGGTGGACACCTTCGTGGACACCACGGGGGCGGTCGCCGACGGGGAGACCGGGTTCCGGGTGCCGCCGGGTGCCGACGCGGACCTGCTGGTCGGCGTCCTCGACGAGGTGATCTTCCGGCTGGAGACGGCGGACGAGCTGCCGCTGGAGACCGAGGTGCGGACGGCCGAAGACGGCGGTCTGGCGGTGCGCTGGCGGACCACCGGCACCGACGCGGTGGAGCTGGTGGGCGCGGTTCCCAAGGCGGTGTCCCTGCACGAGCTGCGCTTCGCGGCGGAGCCCGCCGGCTGGCGCTGCGCGGTGACGCTGGACGTGTGA
- a CDS encoding B3/B4 domain-containing protein: MRFRHSPQVWSTFPELTCGVLHATGITPGVDVTPRLARYTDTARARLAAGTEGGFPEIQAWRRAFARAGSPPTRYRCAAESLLRRFRRDGTLPRLHPLVDLGNALSLGYAVPVAVLDLARITGDLTVRPALGTEVYRTLGGDEEHPEPDELIFADAAGRAHSRRWTHRQSGASAVRAETTEVLVVIEAMHDDGPRVVPRMLAELAAALGADWAAPTRTAVLTAGAPDFVVSERTGAAAGGR, encoded by the coding sequence GTGCGCTTCCGGCACTCCCCGCAGGTCTGGTCGACCTTTCCCGAACTGACCTGCGGCGTCCTGCACGCCACCGGCATCACCCCCGGCGTCGACGTCACGCCGCGACTCGCCCGGTACACCGACACCGCCCGCGCCCGCCTCGCCGCCGGCACGGAGGGTGGCTTCCCGGAGATCCAGGCCTGGCGGCGGGCCTTCGCCCGGGCGGGCTCGCCGCCGACCCGCTACCGGTGCGCCGCCGAGTCGCTGCTGCGCCGGTTCCGCCGCGACGGGACGCTGCCCCGGCTGCATCCGCTGGTCGACCTGGGCAACGCCCTCTCCCTCGGCTACGCCGTGCCGGTGGCCGTGCTGGATCTCGCCCGGATCACCGGGGACCTGACCGTGCGCCCGGCTCTCGGCACGGAGGTCTACCGGACCCTCGGCGGGGACGAGGAGCATCCGGAGCCGGATGAGCTGATCTTCGCCGACGCGGCCGGCCGGGCCCACTCCCGGCGGTGGACGCACCGGCAGAGCGGCGCGTCGGCGGTGCGCGCGGAGACCACCGAGGTGCTGGTGGTGATCGAGGCGATGCACGACGACGGACCCCGGGTCGTGCCCCGGATGCTCGCGGAGCTGGCCGCCGCGCTGGGCGCGGACTGGGCGGCCCCGACCCGGACGGCGGTGCTCACCGCCGGGGCGCCCGACTTCGTGGTGTCCGAGCGGACCGGCGCCGCCGCCGGCGGCCGCTAG
- a CDS encoding LysE family translocator — MSIAFLLTTLVVVITPGTGVVYTLATGLSAGRRAGLVAAAGCTLSLVPHLVAAVTGLAALLRAGTPAFRVVTWLGVAYLLWMAWAALRDRGPLPVDEHRPPRPAGRLFRDGVLMNLLNPKVTVFFVAFLPQFVPPDAPDAPVRMLACGAVFMAATLVVFAGYALLAGALRRRVLARPRLTALLRHGFAGSFLALGLGLALTAR, encoded by the coding sequence GTGAGCATCGCCTTTCTGCTGACCACGCTCGTCGTGGTGATCACCCCGGGCACCGGGGTCGTCTACACCCTCGCCACCGGCCTCTCCGCCGGCCGGCGGGCCGGCCTGGTGGCTGCCGCCGGCTGCACCCTCAGCCTCGTCCCGCACCTGGTCGCCGCGGTGACCGGTCTGGCGGCCCTGCTCCGCGCCGGCACCCCGGCGTTCCGGGTGGTGACCTGGCTGGGCGTGGCGTACCTGCTCTGGATGGCGTGGGCGGCGCTGCGCGATCGCGGCCCGCTGCCGGTGGACGAGCACCGCCCGCCCCGCCCGGCCGGCCGGCTGTTCCGCGACGGGGTGCTGATGAACCTGCTCAACCCCAAGGTCACCGTCTTCTTCGTGGCGTTCCTGCCGCAGTTCGTCCCGCCGGACGCGCCGGACGCGCCGGTCCGGATGCTGGCCTGCGGCGCGGTGTTCATGGCGGCCACCCTGGTGGTCTTCGCCGGGTACGCGCTGCTGGCCGGCGCGCTGCGCCGCCGCGTGCTGGCGCGGCCCCGGCTCACCGCCCTGCTGCGGCACGGCTTCGCCGGCAGCTTCCTCGCCCTGGGCCTCGGCCTGGCCCTCACCGCCCGATAG
- the pdxR gene encoding MocR-like pyridoxine biosynthesis transcription factor PdxR produces the protein MDRAKPSTVEGSITSGADFLQLDVGEAPPGGRADWLAARLRAAIADGRVPVGARLPASRVLAAELGVSRGVVTEAYQRLTEDGHVVGRGRAGTVVVATPAAVVTRAPAPRRPPEVFATRPDTTVFDALRNAPAELDLTPGVPDLAAFPRAAWLRAERAVLHRLAPAAFGYGDPTGTPALRLAVATWLARNRGIRVDPAEVVVVAGVSQALGLLAQVLHTHGVHTVAVEDPGSLGVRQHLNNWRLDTPPVPVDANGLRVDRLESSGAPAVMLTPAHQFPTGVVLDGDRRRRLLRWARRGGLVIEDDYDAEHRYDRPPVPALRGMLPDGVCYTGSVSKLLAPALRIGWVLVPARWHADLVAAKRMADLGNAALPQLVLAELMDSGALERHLRLLRRRHVRRRDAMIRAVREHLPGAVVHGAAAGLHLLVTLPGEVDDTALAAATLRQGVKVQPLSWHAQRPQPPGLVLGYAANPPSDIDRALTTLAQALHTLR, from the coding sequence ATGGACAGGGCCAAACCGTCGACGGTCGAGGGGTCCATAACGTCCGGTGCGGATTTCCTCCAGCTCGACGTCGGCGAGGCCCCGCCGGGCGGGCGTGCCGACTGGCTGGCCGCCCGGCTGCGCGCCGCGATCGCCGACGGTCGGGTGCCGGTGGGCGCCCGGCTGCCGGCCAGCCGGGTGCTCGCCGCCGAGCTGGGCGTGTCCCGGGGCGTGGTGACCGAGGCGTACCAGCGGCTGACCGAGGACGGGCACGTGGTCGGGCGGGGCCGGGCCGGCACCGTCGTGGTGGCCACCCCGGCCGCCGTGGTCACCCGGGCGCCCGCGCCACGCCGCCCGCCGGAGGTGTTCGCCACGCGGCCGGACACCACCGTCTTCGACGCGCTGCGCAACGCTCCGGCGGAGCTGGACCTGACGCCCGGCGTACCCGATCTGGCGGCCTTTCCCCGCGCGGCCTGGCTGCGCGCGGAACGCGCCGTGCTGCACCGCCTGGCGCCGGCCGCCTTCGGATACGGCGACCCGACCGGCACCCCCGCGCTGCGGCTCGCCGTCGCCACCTGGCTGGCCCGCAACCGCGGCATCCGGGTGGACCCGGCCGAGGTGGTGGTCGTGGCCGGGGTGTCCCAGGCGCTCGGCCTGCTCGCCCAGGTGCTGCACACCCACGGGGTGCACACGGTGGCCGTGGAGGATCCCGGCTCGCTCGGCGTACGCCAGCACCTGAACAACTGGCGGCTGGACACCCCGCCCGTGCCGGTGGACGCCAACGGCCTGCGGGTCGACCGGCTGGAGTCCAGCGGTGCCCCGGCCGTCATGCTCACGCCGGCGCACCAGTTCCCGACGGGGGTGGTGCTCGACGGCGACCGGCGCCGCCGGCTGCTGCGCTGGGCCCGGCGCGGCGGGCTGGTCATCGAGGACGACTACGACGCCGAGCACCGCTACGACCGCCCGCCGGTGCCGGCGCTGCGGGGGATGCTGCCGGACGGCGTCTGCTACACCGGCAGCGTGTCCAAGCTGCTTGCGCCGGCGCTGCGGATCGGCTGGGTTCTGGTGCCGGCCCGGTGGCACGCCGACCTGGTGGCGGCCAAGCGGATGGCCGACCTCGGCAATGCCGCGCTGCCGCAGCTGGTGCTGGCCGAGCTCATGGACTCCGGCGCGCTGGAACGCCACCTGCGACTGCTGCGCCGCCGGCACGTCCGCCGCCGGGACGCGATGATCCGGGCGGTCCGCGAGCACCTGCCCGGCGCGGTGGTGCACGGCGCCGCCGCCGGCCTGCATCTGCTGGTCACCCTGCCCGGCGAGGTCGACGACACGGCCCTGGCCGCGGCGACCCTGCGCCAGGGCGTCAAGGTCCAACCCCTGTCCTGGCACGCGCAACGCCCGCAACCCCCCGGCCTGGTCCTCGGCTACGCCGCCAACCCGCCCTCGGACATCGACCGCGCCCTCACCACCCTCGCCCAAGCCCTCCACACCCTGCGCTGA
- a CDS encoding MFS transporter — translation MGGPDGRGAGMVVGELVAAGAESGVDRPPGTVLGRYATAAVLVRLADEGARVALVLLAIERTGSAAYGGLLVAALMVPHVVAGPVVGAVADAVGRRRLFYTLALLGYGGALVAAVASAAASRPLSVALVVLAGCVAPIMLGGMTSLLGDLVPDRLDTAFGIDATSYNLAGIAGPAIAAVVALAAGATAATVVLAALVALGALMLWTLPIRDRPARAHRDAGPGRRSLLAGVPLLWRRPRLGAVTLASSFGQLGVGALPVVAALLAGRFQHTSYTGLFLAAASVGGLVGSLWSARHPIRSHPPERVVLVSLLAMAVPFALVPLVPSVWATLPLFAAVGVLTGPLFCAVLAVREREAPPEARTQVFTVGAGLKCGAAAAGAALAGALTGFGVGLLLLGVAACQALGAAAGAAVLRLPDRP, via the coding sequence ATGGGCGGTCCTGACGGGCGGGGGGCGGGGATGGTGGTCGGGGAGCTGGTCGCGGCGGGTGCCGAGTCCGGGGTGGACCGTCCGCCCGGTACGGTTCTCGGCCGCTACGCCACGGCCGCCGTGCTGGTGCGCCTGGCCGACGAGGGCGCCCGGGTCGCCCTGGTGCTGCTGGCGATCGAGCGGACCGGCAGCGCGGCTTACGGAGGTCTGCTGGTTGCGGCGCTCATGGTGCCGCACGTGGTGGCCGGCCCGGTGGTCGGCGCGGTCGCCGACGCGGTTGGCCGGCGCCGCCTCTTCTACACCCTCGCCCTGCTCGGGTACGGCGGGGCGCTGGTCGCCGCCGTGGCGTCGGCGGCCGCGTCCCGGCCGCTGTCGGTCGCCCTCGTCGTCCTGGCCGGGTGCGTCGCGCCGATCATGCTCGGCGGGATGACGAGCCTGCTGGGCGACCTCGTGCCGGACCGGCTGGACACCGCGTTCGGCATCGACGCCACGTCGTACAACCTGGCGGGCATCGCCGGTCCGGCCATCGCGGCGGTCGTCGCCCTCGCGGCGGGCGCCACCGCGGCGACCGTGGTGCTGGCTGCGCTCGTGGCCCTGGGCGCCCTCATGCTGTGGACGCTGCCGATCCGCGACCGCCCGGCGCGCGCCCACCGCGACGCGGGGCCCGGCCGGCGCAGCCTCCTCGCCGGGGTGCCGCTGCTGTGGCGGCGGCCCCGGCTCGGCGCGGTGACCCTGGCCAGCAGCTTCGGGCAGCTCGGCGTCGGCGCCCTGCCGGTGGTCGCGGCGCTGCTCGCCGGCCGGTTCCAGCACACCTCGTACACCGGGCTGTTCCTGGCGGCCGCGTCGGTCGGAGGGCTGGTCGGCTCGTTGTGGTCCGCGCGCCACCCGATCCGCTCCCACCCGCCCGAGCGGGTCGTCCTGGTCAGCCTGCTCGCCATGGCGGTGCCGTTCGCGCTGGTGCCGCTCGTGCCGTCGGTGTGGGCCACGCTGCCGCTGTTCGCCGCCGTCGGGGTGCTGACCGGCCCGCTGTTCTGCGCGGTGCTCGCGGTGCGGGAGCGGGAGGCGCCGCCGGAGGCGCGCACCCAGGTGTTCACCGTCGGCGCCGGCCTCAAGTGCGGCGCGGCCGCCGCCGGCGCGGCGCTCGCCGGTGCCCTCACCGGCTTCGGGGTCGGCCTGCTGCTGCTCGGCGTGGCCGCCTGCCAGGCCCTCGGCGCCGCCGCGGGCGCTGCCGTCCTGCGCCTGCCGGACCGCCCGTAG